One genomic region from Fusarium keratoplasticum isolate Fu6.1 chromosome 14, whole genome shotgun sequence encodes:
- a CDS encoding COesterase domain-containing protein: protein MNNLPKLGREIDHSVGPTFATYAPLLAAREAAIHSTHRETLQYGDDPRQVLDVYYPESNSSTGPKPVLMWIYGGGFTQGDKVLPGYANGTVYGNVGHFFATTFGFVVVVPNYRLVSDGGRFPSGGEDLALAIAWVRDRLTKQDGYESINLFLMGNSAGGVHLATYLFHRQFSSSRESITKCTQHGVKLRAIIFLSVPFHFEQAAKSRAEALEGYFGGKDLKTPSPLGFLRSNKLDDAVVESGVKFSVWTGSLDPIDEILVPTADFQREWEGPRLQSFVLNGHNHMSPQLSLGTGIAQEEEWGVEVGRFCQSSCV from the coding sequence ATGAACAATCTGCCTAAACTTGGACGCGAGATTGACCACAGCGTTGGTCCAACCTTCGCAACCTACGCGCCCCTACTCGCAGCACGTGAGGCAGCTATCCACTCAACCCATCGCGAGACGCTTCAGTACGGGGACGATCCTCGGCAAGTCTTGGATGTCTACTATCCAGAGTCGAACTCATCCACGGGGCCCAAACCTGTCCTCATGTGGATATACGGTGGCGGCTTCACGCAGGGTGACAAGGTCCTTCCGGGTTATGCGAATGGAACCGTCTATGGCAACGTGGGCCATTTCTTTGCAACGACTTTTGGTTTCGTCGTCGTGGTTCCAAACTATCGGCTTGTGTCTGACGGAGGACGATTTCCCTCAGGCGGTGAAGACCTCGCACTCGCCATCGCCTGGGTGCGGGATCGCTTGACCAAGCAAGACGGTTATGAGTCTATCAATCTCTTTCTCATGGGGAACTCTGCCGGAGGGGTACACTTAGCGACGTACCTATTTCACAGGCAATTCAGTTCCTCGCGTGAGTCAATCACTAAGTGCACTCAGCATGGGGTCAAGCTTCGGGCAATCATCTTCCTCTCAGTCCCTTTCCACTTCGAGCAGGCGGCCAAAAGTAGAGCCGAAGCGTTGGAGGGTTACTTTGGCGGCAAAGACCTCAAGACGCCATCTCCTCTCGGGTTTCTCAGATCGAACAAGCTGGACGATGCAGTCGTCGAGTCTGGCGTCAAGTTCTCTGTCTGGACGGGGAGCCTAGATCCCATCGACGAGATTCTAGTGCCCACGGCGGATTTCCAAAGGGAATGGGAGGGACCCCGTTTGCAATCTTTCGTGTTGAATGGGCATAACCACATGAGCCCGCAACTTAGCTTGGGCACTGGCATAGCgcaagaggaggagtggGGAGTTGAGGTTGGTCGATTCTGCCAATCCAGCTGTGTATAG
- a CDS encoding Lignostilbene-alpha,beta-dioxygenase isozyme III, with translation MEGLSILRGNQAGISGWPEAPTSFKPQDVGATLTGFQRPIRVEGEIYNLEIEGEIPKSIAGTFYRIMPDPAFPPFIKDDIWMNGDGVVSSFRIKDGHVDFKQRYVETEKLKAEKEARRALLGRYRNKFTDAIDFRVRTVANTTVFPFRDKIFALKEDGPPHAMDPITLQTYGVWDFDGQWDSETFTAHPKYDTTTREMTAFGYEAKGVATKDILYGSFDKHGKMTEKVWFTAPVCGFQHEMAMTENFVLFPIIPSHCDLERLKSGGSHWQWEPEQPYYIGVLPRRGAKTTDIKWFYGDNAYIGHVANAWEEDGKIHLYMAYAEGNIFGFFPDKDGKAPPPGTYPNKLARWIIDPESDELHLSKPETVIGQDNEFFRVDDRFVGYKTRYIFGAINDDSNGGTDWGFVAQRIGGGFPPFNSIYKKDLKTNKIDVYSNGPYRLYQEPVFIPRNLDAEEADGYLIGLTMNYEEMISELVILDTRDLSKHVALCRLPLKLRMGIHGSWVDDTDVDGHAEMPTKP, from the exons ATGGAAGGTCTCTCAATCCTGCGTGGCAACCAGGCCGGAATTTCAGGATGGCCCGAAGCTCCTACTTCATTTAAGCCTCAGGACGTGGGTGCGACTCTCACGGGGTTCCAGAGGCCTATCCGCGTCGAGGGAGAGATTTACAACCTCGAGATTGAGGGTGAAATTCCAAAGAGCATCGCAGGAACCTTCTACCGCATCATGCCTGACCCAGCCTTTCCGCccttcatcaaggacgacatT TGGATGAATGGAGATGGCGTTGTCTCATCATTTCGCATCAAGGATGGCCATGTCGATTTCAAGCAGCGTTACGTTGAAACGGAGAAGCTGAAGGCCGAAAAAGAGGCAAGGAGAGCACTTCTCG GGAGATACCGTAACAAGTTCACTGATGCCATCGACTTCCGTGTCCGCACAGTTGCAAACACCACAGTCTTCCCGTTTCGGGACAAGATCTTCGCGCTCAAGGAGGACGGACCCCCTCACGCCATGGATCCCATTACCCTCCAAACCTACGGTGTGTGGGACTTTGATGGGCAATGGGATAGTGAAACCTTTACTGCTCATCCCAAGTACGACACCACTACTCGCGAGATGACGGCATTTGGATATGAAGCCAAGGGCGTCGCGACCAAAGACATTCTTTATGGGTCTTTTGATAAGCACGGAAAGATGACTGAGAAGGTTTGGTTCACGGCGCCCGTGTGTGGCTTTCAGCATGAAATGGCAATGACGGAGAATTTT GTCCTATTCCCGATCATCCCGTCCCATTGCGACTTGGAGCGTCTCAAGTCCGGCGGCTCCCACTGGCAGTGGGAACCCGAGCAGCCGTACTATATTGGAGTCCTTCCTAGGCGCGGAGCCAAGACGACCGATATCAAG TGGTTCTACGGCGATAACGCATACATTGGTCACGTCGCCAACGCTTGGGAAGAGGACGGCAAGATTCACCTTTACATGGCTTACGCGGAGGGGAACATCTTTGGTTTCTTCCCTGACAAGGACGGAAAGGCACCGCCACCTGGGACCTACCCGAACAAGCTCGCGCGCTGGATCATTGACCCCGAGTCAGACGAACTTCATCTTTCGAAACCTGAGACCGTCATTGGCCAAGACAACGAATTCTTCCGTGTGGATGATCGTTTCGTCGGCTACAAGACTAGATACATTTTCGGTGCTATTAATGATGACTCGAATGGAGGTACCGACTGGGGTTTTGTCGCTCAACGCATCGGAG GAGGGTTCCCACCCTTTAACTCCATATACAAGAAGGATTTGAAGACAAACAAGATCGACGTGTACTCTAACGGACCCTACAGACTGTATCAGGAGCCTGTTTTCATCCCTCGCAATCtggacgccgaggaggctgatggaTACCTGATCGGTCTGACAATGAACTATGAGGAAATGATCAGTGAACTGGTCATCTTGGATACACGGGACTTGAGCAAGCACGTAGCTCTGTGCCGCCTTCCATTGAAATTGCGTATGGGCATACACGGAAGCTGGGTTGATGACACCGACGTTGACGGCCACGCTGAGATGCCTACCAAGCCTTGA
- a CDS encoding TPR domain-containing protein: protein MEDNMRATIANDKYLSKQQPGHRVFYNIYRLHDYHSLIYAAMMCGQAAEALAAVSRMEATVTEELLNTKSPPMANWTESFLSVLIHVLIHFGMWEQLKKLPLPTDTVLYSVLTANTHYGKAIAWAATGNIEEAEKKRALIQQAAACLPESRLDFPNKVVDILKVAAAVLDGELQYWRGNYEDAFKSLRVVIELDDGLVYSEPWGWMLSTRHPYGAIESYVRSTRIIGIPGQSEVPYLSIATGFDRRPSNDILSIFFGPFDDIFAFSTQ from the exons ATGGAGGATAATATGAGAGCCACGATTGCAAACGACAAGTACCTTTCCAAGCAGCAGCCTGGACACCGTGTCTTCTACAACATCTATCGTCTTCACGACTATCACTCACTGATATACGCCGCAATGATGTGCGGacaggctgctgaggcctTGGCGGCTGTGAGCCGTATGGAAGCGACTGTCACTGAAGAGCTCTTGAACACTAAGTCGCCGCCTATGGCCAACTGGACTGAGTCATTTCTATCCGTCCTCATTCATGTCTTGATCCATTTCGGCATGTgggagcagctcaagaagctccctCTTCCAACTGATACAGTTCTCTACTCTGTTCTTACTGCAAACACGCATTACGGTAAAGCCATTGCATGGGCTGCTACTGGTAATATTGAAGAGGCGGAGAAAAAAAGGGCCCTAATCCAGCAAGCAGCTGCGTGTCTTCCCGAGTCACGTCTTGACTTCCCTAATAAGGTTGTCGACATTCTTAAGGTTGCGGCGGCGGTGCTTGACGGAGAGCTACAATACTGGCGTGGGAACTACGAGGATGCATTCAAGAGTCTAAGAGTAGTTattgaacttgatgatggcctcgttTACTCTGAGCCTTGGGGCTGGATGCTATCGACAAGGCACCCTTATGGGGCTATTGAAAGCTACGTACGAAGTACAAGGATTATCGGCATTCCCGGCCAATCGGAAGTGCCTTATCTGTCCATTGCCACCGGATTTGACAG ACGTCCTTCGAACGACATCTTGTCAATATTTTTTGGCCCTTTTGATGACATCTTCGCATTCTCTACGCAGTAG
- a CDS encoding Fungal-trans domain-containing protein → MAVQTPAPTVSLHDDASPADNDDPSSTERLPRSGLNTNDPASSGDLGADETSALTGNDHESAMTAFEHNNDLFNSLPWLINDLPSHNSLFWVTDYPDPLYPDLGYLPSTDLEPSRGPFLAQESTSFAYPDVSLQDLHASRTEGTGDSIRVQSSQRNQWPGQDSSAQLPVLTSEDQNVIHAQLFGYLRQTAQNAFQKVADFYTEQNQYLGPFMDKVTFQTFLELYFEHFADHFPFLHPTLLEDDDISWVLLLAVAVVGAQFSALKNAPLFANILQDLLDKAVKMHCPEIPSSTDLTWAQIILLRDICMLFNGGKKHQVARQYEKNKLITLSRVLKTDNPQLSLSTEQTLEQRLAEQDWKRWIAAESRIRVLHSVYFLECLQFVFHDIRPSVELTDLTNTLPCEESVWKCHSEEEWRQALVECRHQPSSPGNDSLLDWKNAPKADGYVQKLLFVYIYTEERLTMERLRNSPFRQVLFPSISTALFQQQWTGLGRVDPRGLLKIMRSSVASELDLLQPVQESGLPSKPVSGDQDVLHILIHLLRDVPMRSILAFAGWQVDDGQVEAAKLELTGWAFQHERVARQCLLHAITVFNILRTKSTFAAYDALSLLTATLYIWMYDQLIEEEDFESQHTSSRLIIRSDRVSDRPALERWVNNGGVARIHIPGVGIFGGRGGRSRLLHELRRILLSRTEWSRVCQVIAKAVMHLLQEKRPRFEEDVRSGSITCASEA, encoded by the coding sequence ATGGCCGTTCAGACGCCCGCTCCAACGGTCTCGCTGCATGACGATGCTTCTCCGGCAGACAATGATGACCCCTCCTCCACGGAAAGATTACCTCGCTCCGGCCTAAACACAAATGATCCGGCCAGCTCCGGTGACCTTGGAGCCGACGAAACATCTGCTCTCACCGGTAACGATCATGAGAGCGCAATGACAGCTTTCGAGCACAACAACGATCTCTTCAATAGCCTCCCGTGGTTGATAAACGACCTTCCCTCTCACAACAGCCTCTTCTGGGTAACAGACTATCCCGACCCTCTTTACCCGGACTTGGGCTACCTTCCTTCCACGGATCTCGAACCTAGTCGTGGCCCCTTTCTGGCGCAAGAGTCAACCTCATTCGCATACCCTGATGTGTCGCTGCAAGATCTGCACGCCAGCAGAACGGAGGGAACCGGAGATTCCATTCGTGTGCAGTCCTCGCAGCGCAACCAGTGGCCTGGTCAGGATTCCAGCGCTCAACTCCCCGTCTTGACTTCGGAGGATCAAAATGTCATTCATGCGCAACTCTTTGGCTATCTCCGGCAGACGGCCCAGAACGCCTTCCAGAAGGTTGCCGATTTTTATACAGAACAGAACCAGTACCTAGGTCCCTTTATGGACAAGGTCACTTTTCAGACATTTCTTGAGCTATACTTTGAGCATTTCGCGGACCACTTTCCCTTCCTTCACCCAACACTgctggaggatgacgacatATCATGGGTTCTTCTCTTAGCAGTGGCTGTCGTGGGTGCTCAGTTTTCAGCTCTCAAGAACGCACCGCTGTTTGCCAACATTCTCCAGGATCTGTTAGACAAGGCGGTTAAGATGCATTGCCCCGAGATCCCGTCGTCCACAGACTTGACGTGGGCACAAATCATACTGCTTCGGGATATCTGCATGCTATTCAACGGTGGCAAGAAGCATCAAGTGGCGCGACAGTATGAGAAGAATAAGCTCATCACACTTTCTCGTGTGTTAAAAACCGACAATCCACAGCTGTCCCTCTCGACTGAGCAAACCCTTGAACAGCGCCTTGCTGAACAAGATTGGAAAAGATGGATCGCCGCAGAATCTCGCATTCGTGTATTACACAGCGTGTACTTTCTGGAATGTCTGCAATTCGTATTCCATGACATTCGGCCATCAGTTGAGCTGACGGACTTGACGAACACCCTACCTTGTGAGGAGTCCGTCTGGAAATGTCACAGCGAGGAAGAATGGCGGCAGGCTTTGGTAGAGTGCCGGCATCAACCATCGTCGCCGGGCAACGATAGCTTGCTTGATTGGAAAAATGCACCCAAAGCCGATGGCTATGTGCAGAAACTCTTGTTCGTCTATATCTACACAGAGGAGAGATTGACCATGGAACGGCTTCGAAACTCACCCTTCCGGCAAGTGCTCTTCCCGTCCATTTCTACGGCCCTATTCCAGCAACAATGGACAGGGCTTGGCCGTGTAGATCCTAGAGGGCTCTTGAAAATCATGAGAAGCTCTGTTGCCAGCGAATTAGACCTTCTCCAACCTGTACAAGAATCAGGCCTACCTTCTAAGCCGGTATCTGGAGACCAGGATGTCTTGCACATCTTGATTCATCTGCTGAGGGATGTCCCTATGAGAAGTATTCTGGCCTTTGCGGGATGGCAAGTGGATGATGGACAAGTTGAGGCCGCCAAGCTGGAGTTGACTGGGTGGGCTTTCCAACATGAACGAGTGGCCCGCCAGTGCCTCCTTCATGCCATCACTGTTTTCAACATCTTGCGCACCAAAAGCACCTTTGCCGCTTATGACGCCCTGTCTCTGTTGACAGCAACTTTGTACATTTGGATGTATGATCAGTTGATAGAGGAAGAAGATTTTGAGAGTCAACATACTTCCTCCAGGTTAATCATCCGATCAGACCGTGTGTCTGATCGCCCGGCTTTGGAACGATGGGTCAACAACGGAGGAGTCGCCCGTATCCATATCCCAGGCGTGGGAATCTTCGGCGGAAGAGGTGGCCGGTCGCGTCTGCTGCACGAGCTGCGCAGGATATTGCTGTCACGCACAGAGTGGTCGAGGGTATGCCAGGTGATTGCCAAAGCGGTAATGCATCTGCTCCAAGAGAAGCGCCCTAGGTTTGAAGAAGATGTTAGGTCTGGGTCTATTACCTGCGCGTCGGAGGCTTAA